GCGGAATCTTTCTTACTCTCACTGCAGTTTGTTTGACATGAAGTTCGCTTGGTTGTTAGAAGAATCATTAGAATGtatgttttcttccaaaggaaaataaatttaaagaagaCAATTTTCAGCTCTCCCACAGATTAAAAATAGGTTTTCATTACAACAGAAGAACTTTGGAAACTGAGTTTAGCAAAGCCTTTTAGAATTTATGGCACTTTTATGACTACTTAAGCAGCTTTGGGTTGTACAGATGGTAAAAGCCTTTTGTATTTACAGAGGAATGAGATTGACACGAGGACAATAATTGAGGTGATGGGCTGTACGCTGTTAGAACAGGTACTTATCCAAGCTCCTCTGGTGCTCGTTAGAGCCATTGCTGGCTCCCACAGGTCTGCCCGAGTCCTTCGATAAACCATCTTGGCTTTAATTCTGCTGTAATATCACTCCAGCCAGCCAGcgaataaagaaaacagataaagatACCAAAACACCCAACAGCAGTCAGGGATGGGCTCCCAAAATGTATGATTTTTAACAAGAACATGTAATGAAGGAAAGCTACCACTCAATAATGCATATACGGATGCACCCAAAAGGCTACATAAATGGGCAGTTATCACTGgaattattaaataatattgaACATATGAGGCAGATGAAATAATTGATAATTGCTGTGCCTTCCCTGCAAGGATATCAGCGTGTTCTGCAAACAACAACAGCGATGACTGCAGAGAACAAAGGATTTGAGAGGCAAATAGTGATTATTATCAATTTCTCTGAGGTTTTTTAATCTAGAGAGAAATTGTAGCGAATGAATCAGAGGCAGAATAATTGCAGTTGAAAAGGGACCCTCTTGACCTGGGAATGTATGATTTGAAGGTGGCTCTTGGGTGCTGTGTGCTGAATCACTTCCGAAGGGAGACAGATGTAAAGGATTGGCTAGCACCGAGAGCAGCTTCACAAGCTAGTCTGTAAACAGCAGCGTTGCGAAGCTCCGAGAgccagctgggaagggaagaCACTCCTCGTATTTGAGTGCCTTTGACTGCAGGCAGCTGAGGCCACTGAAACCACGCTCTGCTCCAGTGTTTACTTCCAGCTTTGCAAGGTGTGGGCAAGGACTCCAGCAAGGCAGAGAGTGAAGCAACAGCTGCTGTTCATTGTTTTCCCCACTTCACTTCGTTTGGATGAGAGTTGAGCAGGATTGTTTACCTGAGGACAGGGTGAAGAGTGTGGAATCGTGATTCGAAGTCAAGGAAAAGTGCTTAAGCCTGATATTCTTAGCAATCAGCAGTGCTCAAAGGTGGAGGACGATACTAAGCAGCCCATCAAAGCTAAGGCAGCTACTGTTTGCGACCTCTTGGGATCATAATCCTAGgaagaacaacaacaaagtcACAAGTACTGTGGacacaaaggcaaaataataaCTGTTGTCAAACTTCCAGCAGCCACATCTACTTTGAAACTGAGGTTGGGACACTGCTGGgaagcattttgaaaggaaacaacCTGTGCTGGCCCGGTCCTGGAAAACAGGTGTCCAAAAGAGggcttttccttccttgctcCATTATGATCTCTGGTTAGACATTCTTGTCTGTGTGtggaagaggcaggaaaaacCTCTGCAAATTACTTCCCACGTCTGttgggaaaaacaaagaaataagataagaaaataataatagcGTGGGTTGATTAGCGACCTTCTTGAAGAATGTCTGCCCAGGACACCGAGGACTTTGGAGCAGAAAACCTCTCGGAGAAGTCTCGGATGATTCCTAGCCTCCCACCCTATGATATGGATGACCAGCTCCTTCCCAGGGAGCCACGGAGTGCCTGGTGCTGCTTGGCATGGACCCTGGTGGTGGTCACCACAAACATCTTGGTCTTTCTCATTAATTTGCTCCTGTTGTTTGTTATCTTCACGGTTGTACTGCTTCCTACCATTGTGGTGGTTTACTTTGGCTTCCAGTGCCACTCTCAGGTAAGCAAAGCTCGCTCCGTTTGGTGTCTAGCAGCCACCCCTATGGCCGGACCATC
This genomic stretch from Cuculus canorus isolate bCucCan1 chromosome 21, bCucCan1.pri, whole genome shotgun sequence harbors:
- the TMEM88B gene encoding transmembrane protein 88B, which codes for MSAQDTEDFGAENLSEKSRMIPSLPPYDMDDQLLPREPRSAWCCLAWTLVVVTTNILVFLINLLLLFVIFTVVLLPTIVVVYFGFQCHSQVLHSSARYCKSILDDNSSSALIILGFVIMSPLIVVAMATYCSLARRLRLFMCFQPYSRAVYKGVKWRWYEEGGLCGCAKGWNTQVKAWV